One part of the Tunicatimonas pelagia genome encodes these proteins:
- a CDS encoding helix-turn-helix transcriptional regulator, whose translation MEILITDPDIHSVIKTIAKQLGTRQIRYFCEETTLVIPPQYGQGYIKGINFKDGLGLLLFNCTFNEQTSFRYSLDESHPLRVVFCQQGKMTYSFEPDQEKHEIPELHTAFCTSTETYDHLYEFPKKTHVQFTSLEINRRVYLNKIECDITTLPDDLANLLRDVNAIDPFSYESAYSIILADVISNIHTNDLKGLARKSLLESRSLDLFAHIVTQYVDDLNPQSKRVLLRKSDLALIVEAKNILVENIQENITIPELSRQVGINTTKLKQGFKKVFGYTINEFVRNHKLTLAKELLLGGNLSVKQIAEKVGYRNYAYFASRFKERYGALPSEYMKHVKHQVPIDEVIESPPEQV comes from the coding sequence ATGGAAATTCTTATCACTGACCCCGACATTCATTCCGTTATCAAAACCATTGCCAAGCAACTGGGGACTCGCCAAATACGGTACTTCTGCGAAGAGACTACCCTAGTTATCCCACCCCAATACGGTCAGGGCTACATTAAAGGAATTAATTTTAAAGACGGCTTAGGTCTGCTATTATTCAATTGCACATTTAACGAACAAACCTCTTTTCGCTATTCTTTAGATGAATCTCATCCGTTGCGCGTAGTGTTTTGCCAGCAAGGAAAGATGACCTACAGTTTTGAACCAGATCAGGAAAAGCACGAAATTCCGGAATTGCATACTGCTTTTTGTACCAGCACAGAAACCTACGATCATCTGTACGAATTTCCCAAAAAAACGCACGTGCAATTCACCAGCTTAGAAATTAATCGCCGGGTCTATCTAAACAAAATTGAATGTGACATTACCACCCTTCCTGATGATCTGGCAAACCTCTTACGCGATGTTAATGCCATTGATCCATTCTCCTACGAGAGTGCTTACAGTATAATATTGGCTGATGTTATCAGTAACATTCATACCAACGACCTGAAAGGACTGGCTCGTAAAAGCTTGCTCGAGTCTCGCTCCCTCGATTTATTCGCCCATATTGTAACCCAGTACGTAGACGATTTGAACCCGCAAAGTAAGCGGGTACTACTGCGAAAATCGGATCTCGCTTTAATCGTTGAAGCCAAAAATATTCTAGTTGAAAATATTCAAGAGAATATCACTATACCCGAACTCTCGCGGCAGGTAGGGATAAATACTACGAAGCTAAAGCAGGGGTTCAAAAAAGTGTTTGGTTATACGATCAATGAGTTCGTTAGAAACCACAAGCTGACCCTAGCCAAAGAATTGCTATTAGGTGGTAATTTATCAGTAAAGCAAATTGCTGAGAAGGTGGGATACCGCAACTACGCTTACTTCGCTTCTCGGTTCAAAGAACGGTACGGTGCGTTGCCTTCGGAATACATGAAGCATGTTAAGCACCAAGTTCCCATTGACGAAGTAATAGAATCACCACCGGAGCAGGTGTAA
- the trmB gene encoding tRNA (guanosine(46)-N7)-methyltransferase TrmB, with amino-acid sequence MRSKLARFAENAQRKNVVEPGKPIFTSIRGNWHSYFENDHPIILELGCGHGEYTVGLATLHHQKNFIGVDVKGARIWKGSRDAEVLQLTNAAFLRIRILQLTESFAEQEVAGIWITFPDPHPKEKEEKRRLTSPRFLEMYKQVMQPGSWVHLKTDNLALYEYSREVLKEREDVHNVICTDDLYHSDLYGLEQQIETTYERKFARRGIPIKYLRFQFQ; translated from the coding sequence ATGCGTAGTAAATTAGCTCGGTTTGCCGAAAATGCCCAGCGAAAAAACGTAGTTGAGCCTGGCAAGCCAATATTCACCTCCATTCGGGGAAATTGGCATTCGTATTTTGAGAATGACCATCCTATTATTTTAGAACTGGGCTGTGGTCACGGCGAATATACGGTAGGGCTGGCCACACTTCACCACCAGAAGAACTTTATAGGCGTAGATGTAAAGGGAGCTAGAATATGGAAGGGGAGTCGCGATGCCGAAGTTCTTCAGCTTACCAATGCTGCTTTTTTGCGTATCAGAATACTGCAACTAACTGAAAGTTTTGCTGAGCAGGAAGTAGCCGGTATCTGGATTACTTTTCCTGACCCTCACCCAAAAGAAAAAGAAGAAAAAAGACGCCTTACCAGCCCTCGCTTTTTAGAAATGTACAAGCAGGTTATGCAACCCGGTAGCTGGGTTCACCTGAAAACAGACAATCTGGCTTTATACGAATATAGCCGGGAAGTGCTAAAAGAGAGAGAGGATGTTCACAACGTAATCTGTACCGACGACCTTTATCATTCTGACCTGTACGGCTTGGAGCAACAAATTGAAACCACCTACGAGCGGAAGTTTGCTCGTCGTGGTATTCCGATCAAGTACCTGCGGTTTCAGTTCCAGTGA
- a CDS encoding bifunctional folylpolyglutamate synthase/dihydrofolate synthase, giving the protein MTYQDTLTFLLEQLPIYQRVGRSAMKKDLTNIRALSEHLENPHHKFTALHIAGTNGKGSSAHMLAAILQSAGYKTGLYTSPHLKDFTERIRIDGKPIPRSAVVQFVEYNQAYLASLQPSFFEMTVAMAFDYFAREQVDIAVVEVGLGGRLDSTNILTPLLSLITNIGLDHTDMLGDTLAKIAYEKAGIIKPGIPVVVGSYHPETLPVFKSKAQQEDSPLLLAFEEYRVVRQKVDANYQYFSVYHQEKLIYPEMKLALLGSYQQYNLVGVLASVNQLLTHGFTISEQHLRAGLQAVSNLTGLKGRWQVLGSNPTVVADTGHNREALEEIVRQISQHLYRNLRMVLGFVQEKDLNIIFRLLPTSAKYYFCQPDIPRAMPLSQVVEAAQQYQLDFEVVSDVNQALRAAQTQSASDDFIFVGGSTFVVAELEI; this is encoded by the coding sequence GTGACTTATCAAGATACTTTAACTTTTTTACTGGAACAGCTACCGATCTACCAGCGAGTAGGAAGATCGGCTATGAAGAAAGATCTCACGAATATTCGGGCACTTAGTGAACATCTTGAAAACCCTCATCATAAATTTACTGCCCTGCATATTGCTGGTACCAACGGAAAAGGCAGTAGCGCCCATATGTTGGCGGCTATACTACAAAGTGCGGGCTACAAAACTGGTTTATACACGTCGCCTCACTTAAAGGACTTTACCGAAAGAATTCGGATTGATGGCAAACCGATACCGCGTTCGGCAGTAGTACAGTTCGTAGAGTACAACCAAGCGTATCTCGCATCTCTTCAGCCTTCTTTTTTTGAAATGACAGTAGCCATGGCGTTTGATTATTTTGCGAGGGAGCAAGTAGATATTGCCGTGGTGGAGGTAGGACTGGGCGGTAGGCTCGATTCTACCAATATTCTAACTCCGCTGCTAAGCCTAATTACGAACATTGGCCTGGATCATACGGATATGCTAGGCGATACGCTGGCCAAGATTGCTTACGAGAAAGCCGGCATTATAAAACCGGGTATTCCGGTAGTGGTGGGCAGCTACCATCCGGAAACGCTACCAGTTTTCAAGAGCAAGGCGCAGCAAGAAGATAGTCCGCTACTACTGGCGTTTGAGGAGTACCGAGTAGTGAGGCAAAAGGTAGATGCCAACTATCAGTACTTCTCAGTTTATCATCAAGAAAAACTCATCTACCCTGAAATGAAGCTAGCTTTGTTGGGTAGTTATCAGCAGTATAATTTGGTGGGAGTGCTTGCGAGTGTGAACCAACTACTGACCCACGGATTTACTATCTCTGAGCAGCATCTTCGGGCGGGGTTACAAGCAGTGTCCAACCTCACCGGACTAAAAGGAAGGTGGCAGGTGCTGGGTAGCAATCCAACAGTAGTAGCTGATACCGGACACAATCGAGAAGCCCTGGAAGAAATTGTTCGTCAGATTAGTCAGCATTTATATCGAAATCTAAGAATGGTGCTAGGCTTTGTGCAGGAAAAAGATTTGAATATTATATTCAGGCTTTTGCCAACATCTGCTAAATATTATTTTTGCCAGCCAGATATTCCTCGGGCAATGCCACTCAGCCAAGTGGTAGAGGCTGCTCAACAGTATCAGCTCGATTTTGAAGTGGTTAGCGATGTGAACCAAGCGTTGCGGGCCGCCCAAACTCAGTCGGCTTCTGACGATTTTATTTTTGTGGGGGGCAGTACTTTTGTGGTGGCTGAACTGGAAATATGA
- the lptB gene encoding LPS export ABC transporter ATP-binding protein produces MLLRGENLVKKYKRRTVVDGISVDVQQGEIVGLLGPNGAGKTTSFYMIVGLIKPNEGRIFLDKQEITDLPMYKRAKRGIGYLAQEASVFRKLSVEDNIMAVLEMTSGLSKAERQDKVDALLEEFSLTHVRKNLGMVLSGGERRRTEIARALAVDPKFVLLDEPFAGVDPIAVEEIQSIVAQLKNKNIGILITDHNVNETLSITDRAYLMFEGRLLKAGSAEDLANDEQVRRVYLGKHFELKRKI; encoded by the coding sequence ATGCTATTACGAGGAGAAAACTTAGTAAAAAAATACAAACGGCGCACGGTAGTAGACGGCATCTCGGTTGATGTGCAGCAAGGAGAAATTGTTGGTCTGCTGGGTCCCAACGGTGCCGGTAAAACAACTTCTTTCTACATGATTGTTGGCTTAATTAAGCCGAACGAAGGGCGCATTTTTCTGGATAAGCAGGAGATTACTGATCTGCCCATGTACAAGCGGGCCAAACGAGGCATTGGCTACCTTGCCCAAGAAGCTTCGGTATTCCGAAAGCTGAGCGTAGAAGATAATATTATGGCGGTGTTGGAGATGACATCCGGCCTATCTAAGGCTGAGCGTCAGGATAAAGTTGATGCTTTGCTTGAGGAGTTTAGCCTTACCCACGTGCGGAAAAACCTCGGAATGGTGCTATCGGGTGGCGAGCGTCGTCGCACCGAAATTGCCCGCGCCCTGGCAGTAGACCCCAAATTTGTACTGCTGGATGAACCTTTCGCCGGGGTTGATCCTATTGCAGTAGAAGAGATTCAGAGCATTGTTGCCCAGCTGAAAAACAAGAATATTGGTATTCTGATTACTGACCACAACGTAAACGAAACACTTTCTATTACCGACCGGGCATATCTGATGTTTGAAGGGCGGTTACTCAAGGCGGGCAGTGCCGAAGACTTGGCTAACGATGAGCAGGTACGAAGGGTTTACCTAGGAAAACACTTTGAGCTAAAGCGAAAAATCTGA